The Catenulispora sp. GP43 genome segment GGGCCTGTTGGGCCTGTACGAAGGCGTGCCGCTGACCGGGCGCGGGGAGTGGTACTCCGGGGTGCTGCCGGACCGGATCAGTATCTACCGGGACGAGATCCTGAAGATCTGCGACAGCTACGAGGACGTCGTGCGGGAGGTACGGACGACGGTGATTCACGAGGTGGGGCACCATTTCGGCATCGACGACGAGCGGTTGCACGAGCTCGGCTGGTGAGGCTTGAGCCCTACCGGCGCGCCGCGTACGTCCAGAAGGCGCGTTGCAGCGGGACCGGCGTCGGGCCCGTCATGGCCACCTGGGTCATGAGGATCGCGACGGTGCCGGTGGCCGGGATGACGTGGGCCGTCGTGCCGGTGCCGCCGGTCCAGCCGTAGCGGCCGACGACGTTCCACGGCTCGAGCGGCGCGATGTCCACCGCACCGCCCGAACCCCAGCCCTGGCCCTCCAGGAACAGGCGCGAGGCCGCGCGCTGCTCCGCGGTGAGGTGGTCCGTGGTCATCTCCCGGACCGACCGCTCGGACAGCAGTCCGCCCGCGCCGGGCAGCAGCGTGCGGGCGAACGCGTGGTAGTCGTCGACCGTCGACACCAGGCCGCCGGCACCCGAGGGGAACGCAGACAAGCTGCTCCATTGCCCGTCCCGGGGGTCGACCAGCGTCAGGCCGTCTTCGTCGGGGCTGTAAGCGGATGTGAACCGGTCGAGGCGGTCGGCGGGGACCGCGAAACCGGTGTCCGTCATGCCCAGCGGCTCGAAGACGTGCTCGGCCATCAGCTGCGGCAGGGGCGTGTCGGTGGCGCGCGCCAGGAGGGTGCCGAGGATGTCGCTGCACGTGTTGTACAGCCAGCGCTCGCCCGGTTGGAACACCAGCGGGACTTCGGCGAGGTTCTTCAGCCACTCGCCCGGTGCCGGGACCAGCTGTGGGTCGCGGCCGTGGCGCTGGGAGCCCTGCGCGAACAGGGCGCCGATGGCTGGCCAGGAGAAGTCGTCGGGGAAGCCCCAGCCGGCGCGCGATGTCAGCAGGTCCGCCACCGTGATCGCGCGAGACGCCGGGACCACGTCGTCGAGCGGGGCGTCGGGGGTGCGCATCACCTTCGGGTGCGCCAACTCCGGCAGCCAGGTGGCGATGGGGTCGTCGTGGCCGATGCGTCCCTGCTCGATCAGCAGCAGGGCCAGGGCCGAGGTGACCGGTTTGGTGAGGGAGGCGATGCGGAAGATCGAGTCGCGGGCCATCGGGGTCCGGCCGCCGAGTTCGGCGGTGCCGGCGGTCGCGACCTCCACGGCGTCGCCCCGTGCGACGAGGGCGACGGCGCCGGGGGCCGAGCCGTCCTCGACCGCGGACTGGAGGAGGTCTCGCAGGTCGCTCGCCATGCCGGCCACGGTAGCCGCCGCGTCCGACAGACGCTCGCCGAAGAAATCAAGCGTGCATGATTGATTTTTTCTCGCCCGCCTGAAAGGCTCGCCGAGGACGCCCGCAGCGAACGCCCACCGGGAGGCGCGATGACAGTGCTCGACGATCTGCTCGAAGACCTGGCCGCCGAGAGCGGCGCGCTGGACGCCGTACTGGCCCCGCTCGACGCGGCCGGATGGCGGACCCCGACCCCGGCCACCGGCTGGACGGTCGCGCACCAGATCGCCCACCTGGCCTGGACCGACCGCGTCGCGGCGCTGGCCGCCCGCGATCCGGACGGGTTCACCGCGATGCTGACCCGTGCGTTGCAAGAGGACGGGGCCACGTTCGTCGATCGGGAAGCCGAACGCGGCGCACGGTTGGAACCGGCCGAGTTGCTGGCCGCCTGGCGCTCCGACCGGGCCGACCTGGCCGCGGCGCTCAGCGAGGTCCCGGCCGGCGGCAAGCTGCCCTGGTTCGGCCCGCCGATGGGCGCCGCGACCATGGCCACCGCCCGCCTCATGGAGACCTGGGCCCATGGGCAGGACGTCTTCGACGCGCTCGGGGTGAAGCGTGAGCCGACCGCCCGGTTGAAGAACGTCGCGCACCTCGGCGTGCGGACCCGCGACTTCGCGTTCGTCCAACGCGGGCTGCCGGTCCCGGACAGCGAGTTCCGCATCGAGCTCACCGCCCCCGACGGCAGCCTGTGGACCTGGGGTCCGGAGACGGCGGACGAGCGCGTGAGCGGCCCGGCGCTGGACTTCTGCCTGCTGGTCGCGCAGCGCCGGCATCGCGACGACCTCGCCGTGGCGGCCGTCGGCAGCCAGGCGGACCAGTGGCTGGACATCGCGCAGGTGTTCGCCGGGCCGAGCGGGCCCGGCCGGAGCAAAGGACAGTTCGCATGACCGCCGGCAGCGGCACCACCCCCAGCCTGTCGCAGAACCCGGACATCCTCCGGATCGGCAACGCCTCCGGCTTCTACGGCGACCGCTTCAGCGCGGTCCGCGAAATGCTCGAAGGCGGCGAGCTCGACGTCTTGACCGGCGACTACCTCGCCGAGCTGACCATGCTCATCCTGGGCCGCGACCGGATGAAGCACCCTGATCTCGGCTACGCCAAGACCTTCCTGCGCCAGATGGAGGACGCGCTCGGGCTGGCGCTGGAGCGCGGCGTCAAGATCGTCGCGAACGCCGGCGGGCTGAACCCGGCGGGGCTGGCCGCCAAGCTGCGCGAGGTCGCGCAGAAGCTGGGTCTGGACGCCGCGATTGCGCACGTCGAGGGCGACGACCTGCTGCCGCGCGCCTCAGAGCTCGGATTCGCCGGGGCGCTGACGGCCAACGCCTACCTCGGCGGCTTCGGCATCGCCGCGTGTCTGCGCGCCGGGGCCGACGTCGTGGTCACCGGACGCGTCACCGACGCCTCGCTGGTCCTCGGACCGGCCGTGGTGCACTTCGGCTGGCAGCACTCCGACCACGACCGCCTGGCCGGCGCCGTCGCCGCCGGGCACGTCATCGAGTGCGGCGCGCAGGCCACCGGCGGCAACTACGCCTTCTTCACCGAGATCGCCGACCTGCGCCGGCCCGGCTTCCCGATCGCCGAGATCCACGCCGACGGCTCCAGCGTCATCACCAAGCACCCCGGGACCGGCGGCGCGGTCAGCGTCGGGACGGTCACCGCGCAGCTGCTGTACGAGATCACCGGCCACCGGTATGCGAACCCTGACGTCACCACGCGTCTGGACAGCGTGACCCTGGCCCAGGACGGCCCCGACCGGGTCCGCATCAGCGGCGTCGTCGGCGAGGCCCCGCCGCCGCGGTTGAAGGTGGCGCTGAACAAGCTCGGCGGCTTCCGCAACGAGGTCGAGTTCGTCCTGACCGGCCTGTCGATCGAGGCCAAGGCGGACCTGGCCAAGGAACAGCTGCTGGCCGGGCTGACGAGCACGCCGGAGTCGCTGGAGTGGACCCTGGTCCGTTCCGACCAGCCCGACGCCGACACCGAGGAGACGGCCAGCGCCCTGCTGCGCTGCGTCGTCCGGGACCAGAACGCCGACACCATCGGCCGCGCGTTCACCGGCGCCGCCGTGGAGCTGGCGCTGTCCGGGTATCCCGGCTTCCACGTGACGGCCCCGCCCGGCGCGGCCTCGCCGTACGGCGTCTACACCGCCGCCTACGTTGACGCCTCCGAGGTCACTCACGTCGCGGTGCTGCCGGACGGGGAGCGGGTCACCGTTCCTCACCCGGTACTCACACTGGAGCTAGAACCAAGCCCGGATTCCCTTCTCCCAGAACAAATCCCCGCGGAGGAGACCCATCTGGCCCCGCTCGGACTGGTCTTCGGCGCGCGCAGTGGCGACAAGGGGGGCGACGCGAACGTCGGGGTCTGGGCCCGCGGTGACGAGGCCTGGCGCTGGCTCGCGCACAACCTCACGGTCGAGCGTTTCAAGGTCCTGCTGCCCGAGACCGCCGAGCTGGCCGTTACCCGCCACGTCTTCCCGAACCTGCGCGCGGTGAACTTCGTCGTCGAGGGCGTCCTGGGCGCCGGCGTCGCCTCCCAGGCCCGCTTCGACCCGCAGGCCAAGGGCCTGGGCGAGTGGCTGCGGGCCCGCAACGTCGATCTCCCCGCGTCCCTGCTGAAAGGAAGCGAGCAGTGAACCGCCTGTCCGGTCCGGCGTGGTCGACCGAGGAACGCAAAGCCCTGAGGGCCACGGTGCGCAGGTTCACCGAGCAGGAAGTCCTGCCGAACCTGGACGGGTGGGAGCGTGCCGGTGAGCTGCCGCGCGAGCTGTCGAAGAAGGCCGGTGCGCTGGGCCTGCTCGGCGTCGCACATCCGGTCGAGGCCGGTGGCGGAGGCGGCGACCTGATCGACGCCATCACCGTCAACGAGGAGATGCACTACGCCGGCGGATCGGGCGGCTTGTTCGCATCCTTGTTCACCTGCGGCATATCCACGCCGCACCTGGTGGCCGCCAACGACGTGAAGCACATCGAGCGCTGGGTCAAGCCGACCCTGGCCGGGGAGATGATCGGGGCGCTGGCCGTCACCGAACCCGGCGGCGGCAGCGACGTGGCCCGCATCCAGACCACGGCCCGCCGCGACGGCGATCACTTCGTGGTGAACGGGGCCAAGACCTTCATCACCTCCGGCGTGCGGGCCGACTACGTGGTCGCCGCGGTGCGCACCGGCGATCCGGGGGCCGGCGGGATCTCGCTGCTGGTCATCGAGAAGGGCACGCCGGGATTCACCGTCAGCCGCAAGCTGGAGAAGCTGGGATGGCTGTGCTCCGACACCGCCGAACTGGCGTTCCAGGACGCGCGAGTCCCGGTCGAGAACCTGGTCGGCGCCGAGAACAGCGGCTTCTTCCAGCTCGCCGAGCACTTCCTGTCCGAGCGCGTCGCCCTGGCCGCGCAGGCCTACTCCCACGCTCAGCGCTGCCTGGACCTGGCCGTCGACTGGACGCGGAACCGGGAGACGTTCGGCAAGCCGTTGATCGACCGACAGCTCGTCCAGAACACGCTGACCGAGATGGCGCGAAAGATCGACGTGGCGCGCACCTACACCCACGCCCTGATCGATCGGTCCCTTGCCGGAGAAACCAACCTGATCGCAGAAGTCTGCTTTGCCAAGAACACGGCCGTGGAGACCGCCGAGTGGGTGGCGACGCAGGCGCTCCAACTGTTCGGAGGCCTGGGCTACATGCGCGAATCAGAGGTCGAACGCCACTACCGCGACGTCCGCATCCTGGGCATCGGCGGCGGCGCGACCGAGGTGATGAACGGCCTGGCGGCCCGCGTGCTGGGCTTCCGCTCGTGACCGCGCTTCGCACGGCGCTGGACGCCGCCGGCCCGGAGCACCTGGCCAACACCGAGGCGATGCGCGCCAAGCTCGCCGAGATCGAGACCGAGCATGCCAAAGCCCTGATCGGCGGCGGCGAGAAGTACGTCGCGCGCCACCACGACCGCGGCAAGCTGCTCGCCCGCGAGCGTATCGAGCTGCTGCTCGACCCCGACTCCCCGTTCCTGGAGTTGTGCCCGCTGGCCGGCTGGGGCAGCGAGTTCACCGTCGGCGCGGCGCTGGTCACCGGCATCGGCGTGGTGGAAGGCGTGGAGTGCCTGATCGTCGCCAACGACCCGACCGTGCGCGGCGGGGCGACGAACCCCTGGACGCTGCGCAAGTCCTTCCGGGCGCACGAGGTCGCCGAGCAGAACCGGCTGCCGGTGATCGCGCTGGTCGAGTCCGGCGGCGCCGACCTGCCGACCCAGAAAGAGGTCTTCATCCCCGGCGGGCGCACCTTCCGCGACATCACCCGGGCCTCGGCGGCCGGCATCCCGACCATCGCCATCGTGTTCGGCAACTCCACCGCCGGCGGCGCGTACATCCCCGGCATGTCCGACCACGTGGTGATGATCAAGGAGCGGTCCAAGGTCTTCCTCGGCGGTCCGCCGCTGGTGAAGATGGCCACCGGCGAGGAGTCCGACGACGAGTCGCTCGGCGGCGCCGAGATGCACGCCCGCACCTCCGGCCTGGCCGACTACCTCGCCGCCGACGAGCACGACGCGATCCGCATCGGGCGCCGCATCGTCAGCAGGCTGAACTGGCGCAAGCAGGGCCCCGAGCCGCGCGGTGCGGTGCTCCCGCCGCTGTTCGCCGAGGAGGACCTGCTCGGGATCGTGCCGCCGGACCTGAAGACCCCGTTCGACCCGCGCGAGGTCATCGCCCGCGTCGTCGACGGCTCGGACTTCGACGAGTTCAAGCCCCTGTACGGCTCCTCGCTGGCCACCGGCTGGGCCGAGATCCACGGCTACCCGGTCGGCATCCTGGCCAACACGCGCGGCGTGCTGTTCAGCGAGGAGGCCCAGAAGGCCACGCAGTTCATCCAGCTGGCCAACCGCTACGACACCCCGCTGCTGTTCCTGCACAACACGACCGGCTACATGGTCGGCAAGGAGTACGAACAGAAGGGGATCATCAAGCACGGCGCGCAGATGATCAACGCGGTCTCGAACTCCACCGTCCCGCACATCTCGATCCTGATGGGCGCCTCCTACGGCGCCGGGCACTACGGCATGTGCGGCCGGGCCTACGACCCGCGCTTCCTGTTCGCCTGGCCCAGCGCGAAGTCCGCGGTCATGGGGCCGGCGCAGCTGGCCGGCGTGATCTCGCTGGTGATGCGCGGCTCGGCGGCGGCCAAGGGCCAGCCGTTCGACGAGGCCGCGGACGCCCAGATGCGCGAACTCGTCGAGGCGCAGATCGAGGCCGAGTCGCTGCCGCTGTTCCTGTCCGGGCGGGTCTACGACGACGGCGTCATCGACCCGCGTGACACCCGCACCATCGTCGGGTTCTGTCTGTCCGTCATCGCCAACGCCCCGGTGCAAGGCACCGACAAGTTCGGCGTGTTCCGTCTTTAGAAGGGCTGGAAGGACTCTGCTATGGCTGACTTCACGACGGGCCCGCTGAACTCCGTCCTGGTCGCGAACCGCGGCGAGATCGCGCGGCGGGTGTTCGCGACGTGCCGCCGCCTCGGGTACGGCACCGTCGCGGTGTTCTCCGACGCTGATGCCGACGCGCCGCACACGCGCGAGGCCGACGTCGCGGTCCGGCTGCCCGGCGCCACCTCCGCCGAGACGTATCTGCGCTCTGATCTGCTGATCGCCGCGGCGTTGGCGGCCGGGGCCGACGCGGTCCATCCCGGCTACGGATTCCTGTCCGAGAAGGAGGACTTCGCCCAGGCGGTCGTGGACGCCGGACTGCGCTGGCTGGGCCCGCCGCCGTCGGCGATCGCCGCGATGGGCTCGAAGGTCGCGGCCAAGAAGATGATGGCCGCCGCCGGCGTCCCGGTGCTTCGCGAGCTCGGCGCCGAGGAGGCCACCGCGGCGGACCTGCCGGTGCTGATCAAGGCCTCGGCCGGCGGCGGCGGACGCGGGATGCGCGTCGTGCGCACCCTGGCCGAGCTGCCGGGGCAGTGGCAGGCCGCGCAAGCCGAGGCCTCCTCGGCGTTCGGCGACGGGACGGTGTTCTGCGAGCAGTACATCGAGACCGGCCGGCACATCGAGGTGCAGATCCTGGCCGACGCGCACGGCGCGGTGTGGGCGGTGGGGGAGCGGGAGTGCTCGATCCAACGGCGGCACCAGAAGGTGGTGGAGGAGGCGCCCTCGCCGTTCGTACAGGCGCGTCCGGAGCTGCGCGAGAAGCTGTTCGCGGCGGCGCGGGAGGCGGCCGCGGTGATCGGGTACGTCGGCGCCGGGACCGTGGAGTTCCTGGTGGCGCCGGACGGGTCGTTCGCGTTCCTGGAGATGAACACGCGGCTGCAGGTCGAGCACCCCGTCACCGAGCTCACTACAGGGCTGGATCTCGTTGCCTGGCAACTGCGGATCGCCACCGGGGAGGCGCTGCCGGCCTCCGGGGCACCCGGTGAATCCGGCGAGCCCGGCACGCGCGGGTCGGCGATCGAGGTCCGGCTGTACGCCGAGGACCCGGCCAAGGACTGGCAGCCGGCCTCGGGCACGTTGCACGCGTTCGGCGTGCCGGGCGTCGTCTGTGAGTTCGAGGCCCCGACCGGGCGCGATGAGCCGTTCCTGCGGCTGGATTCGGGCGTGGAATCGGGGTCGGTCGTCGGTGTGTACTACGACCCGATGCTGGCCAAGGTGATCGCCTGGGCACCGCGGCGTGACGAGGCGGCGCGGCTGCTGGCCTCGGCGCTCGCGGCGTCCCGGATACACGGGGTCGTGACCAATCGCGACTTGCTGGTCAATGTGCTGCGACACCCCGCATTCCTTGCTGGAGACACCGATACAGCTTTCTTCGCTACCCATGGTCTGGACACACTGGCCGCGCCCCTGGCCTCGCCCGAGACCGAGCGGATTTCGGCGCTCGCCGGGGCGCTGGCGCTGGCCGCGGCCAACCGGGCTGAGGCGACGGTGCTGGGCGGGCTGCCGAGCGGCTGGCGGAACGTGCCGTCGCAGTCGCAGCGGCGGGTGCTCACGGCCGGCTCGTCGGAGTACGAGGTGCGATATCGCTTCGGGCGCGACGGTTTGCATGCCGAGGGGTACGAAGGAGTGGGCCTGGTGCGGGCGACGCTCGGCGAGGTCGTGCTCGATATCAGAGGCCTGCGGCGGGTGTTCCGAGTGGGCCGGCACGCGACTATGGCGGCGCAGACAGTGGTCGTCGACTCGGCGATGGGTTCGGTGACGTTCACGGTCGCCCCGACGTTCACGGACCCCGCCGACGCG includes the following:
- a CDS encoding acyl-CoA carboxylase subunit beta, whose amino-acid sequence is MTALRTALDAAGPEHLANTEAMRAKLAEIETEHAKALIGGGEKYVARHHDRGKLLARERIELLLDPDSPFLELCPLAGWGSEFTVGAALVTGIGVVEGVECLIVANDPTVRGGATNPWTLRKSFRAHEVAEQNRLPVIALVESGGADLPTQKEVFIPGGRTFRDITRASAAGIPTIAIVFGNSTAGGAYIPGMSDHVVMIKERSKVFLGGPPLVKMATGEESDDESLGGAEMHARTSGLADYLAADEHDAIRIGRRIVSRLNWRKQGPEPRGAVLPPLFAEEDLLGIVPPDLKTPFDPREVIARVVDGSDFDEFKPLYGSSLATGWAEIHGYPVGILANTRGVLFSEEAQKATQFIQLANRYDTPLLFLHNTTGYMVGKEYEQKGIIKHGAQMINAVSNSTVPHISILMGASYGAGHYGMCGRAYDPRFLFAWPSAKSAVMGPAQLAGVISLVMRGSAAAKGQPFDEAADAQMRELVEAQIEAESLPLFLSGRVYDDGVIDPRDTRTIVGFCLSVIANAPVQGTDKFGVFRL
- a CDS encoding TIGR03084 family metal-binding protein, which produces MTVLDDLLEDLAAESGALDAVLAPLDAAGWRTPTPATGWTVAHQIAHLAWTDRVAALAARDPDGFTAMLTRALQEDGATFVDREAERGARLEPAELLAAWRSDRADLAAALSEVPAGGKLPWFGPPMGAATMATARLMETWAHGQDVFDALGVKREPTARLKNVAHLGVRTRDFAFVQRGLPVPDSEFRIELTAPDGSLWTWGPETADERVSGPALDFCLLVAQRRHRDDLAVAAVGSQADQWLDIAQVFAGPSGPGRSKGQFA
- a CDS encoding serine hydrolase domain-containing protein, translating into MASDLRDLLQSAVEDGSAPGAVALVARGDAVEVATAGTAELGGRTPMARDSIFRIASLTKPVTSALALLLIEQGRIGHDDPIATWLPELAHPKVMRTPDAPLDDVVPASRAITVADLLTSRAGWGFPDDFSWPAIGALFAQGSQRHGRDPQLVPAPGEWLKNLAEVPLVFQPGERWLYNTCSDILGTLLARATDTPLPQLMAEHVFEPLGMTDTGFAVPADRLDRFTSAYSPDEDGLTLVDPRDGQWSSLSAFPSGAGGLVSTVDDYHAFARTLLPGAGGLLSERSVREMTTDHLTAEQRAASRLFLEGQGWGSGGAVDIAPLEPWNVVGRYGWTGGTGTTAHVIPATGTVAILMTQVAMTGPTPVPLQRAFWTYAARR
- a CDS encoding biotin carboxylase N-terminal domain-containing protein codes for the protein MADFTTGPLNSVLVANRGEIARRVFATCRRLGYGTVAVFSDADADAPHTREADVAVRLPGATSAETYLRSDLLIAAALAAGADAVHPGYGFLSEKEDFAQAVVDAGLRWLGPPPSAIAAMGSKVAAKKMMAAAGVPVLRELGAEEATAADLPVLIKASAGGGGRGMRVVRTLAELPGQWQAAQAEASSAFGDGTVFCEQYIETGRHIEVQILADAHGAVWAVGERECSIQRRHQKVVEEAPSPFVQARPELREKLFAAAREAAAVIGYVGAGTVEFLVAPDGSFAFLEMNTRLQVEHPVTELTTGLDLVAWQLRIATGEALPASGAPGESGEPGTRGSAIEVRLYAEDPAKDWQPASGTLHAFGVPGVVCEFEAPTGRDEPFLRLDSGVESGSVVGVYYDPMLAKVIAWAPRRDEAARLLASALAASRIHGVVTNRDLLVNVLRHPAFLAGDTDTAFFATHGLDTLAAPLASPETERISALAGALALAAANRAEATVLGGLPSGWRNVPSQSQRRVLTAGSSEYEVRYRFGRDGLHAEGYEGVGLVRATLGEVVLDIRGLRRVFRVGRHATMAAQTVVVDSAMGSVTFTVAPTFTDPADAVAAGSLLAPMPGSVVRLGPAGVGDVVEAGQPILWLEAMKMEHQVSAPVAGVLSALPVSVGSQVDVGTVLAVVEEGGAA
- a CDS encoding metallopeptidase family protein; this encodes MITVAPEQFEELVGEALDSIPEELGRHIRNVAVVVEPQAPYPGLLGLYEGVPLTGRGEWYSGVLPDRISIYRDEILKICDSYEDVVREVRTTVIHEVGHHFGIDDERLHELGW
- a CDS encoding acyclic terpene utilization AtuA family protein, with amino-acid sequence MTAGSGTTPSLSQNPDILRIGNASGFYGDRFSAVREMLEGGELDVLTGDYLAELTMLILGRDRMKHPDLGYAKTFLRQMEDALGLALERGVKIVANAGGLNPAGLAAKLREVAQKLGLDAAIAHVEGDDLLPRASELGFAGALTANAYLGGFGIAACLRAGADVVVTGRVTDASLVLGPAVVHFGWQHSDHDRLAGAVAAGHVIECGAQATGGNYAFFTEIADLRRPGFPIAEIHADGSSVITKHPGTGGAVSVGTVTAQLLYEITGHRYANPDVTTRLDSVTLAQDGPDRVRISGVVGEAPPPRLKVALNKLGGFRNEVEFVLTGLSIEAKADLAKEQLLAGLTSTPESLEWTLVRSDQPDADTEETASALLRCVVRDQNADTIGRAFTGAAVELALSGYPGFHVTAPPGAASPYGVYTAAYVDASEVTHVAVLPDGERVTVPHPVLTLELEPSPDSLLPEQIPAEETHLAPLGLVFGARSGDKGGDANVGVWARGDEAWRWLAHNLTVERFKVLLPETAELAVTRHVFPNLRAVNFVVEGVLGAGVASQARFDPQAKGLGEWLRARNVDLPASLLKGSEQ
- a CDS encoding acyl-CoA dehydrogenase family protein, encoding MNRLSGPAWSTEERKALRATVRRFTEQEVLPNLDGWERAGELPRELSKKAGALGLLGVAHPVEAGGGGGDLIDAITVNEEMHYAGGSGGLFASLFTCGISTPHLVAANDVKHIERWVKPTLAGEMIGALAVTEPGGGSDVARIQTTARRDGDHFVVNGAKTFITSGVRADYVVAAVRTGDPGAGGISLLVIEKGTPGFTVSRKLEKLGWLCSDTAELAFQDARVPVENLVGAENSGFFQLAEHFLSERVALAAQAYSHAQRCLDLAVDWTRNRETFGKPLIDRQLVQNTLTEMARKIDVARTYTHALIDRSLAGETNLIAEVCFAKNTAVETAEWVATQALQLFGGLGYMRESEVERHYRDVRILGIGGGATEVMNGLAARVLGFRS